A part of Daphnia pulex isolate KAP4 chromosome 6, ASM2113471v1 genomic DNA contains:
- the LOC124195717 gene encoding pre-mRNA-processing factor 19-like gives MALCCSLSNEVPEHPVVSPVSGSVFERRLIEKYIADNGVDPINGKEITVDQLIEIKTPPIVKPKVPSATSIPAVLKSLQDEWDAVMLNSFTLRQQLQTARQELSHALYQHDAACRVIARLHKEVSTAREALATLKPQTGYAAVSTPSVAASAEAGGVAAQPIEAAGLTPEIISQLQDKATVLTQERKRRGKTMPEGLATAEALKGYKTLASHPALHSASMPGILTMDVHAADTSHILTGGNDRCATVFNKDTEQVVAVLKGHTKKVTKVLYHPEEEVAITASPDATIRVWNITGSSQSAIIRAHDGPVTGLSLHATGEYVLSTSLDQHWAFSDIRVGRLLTKVADTDGNPLTTAQFHPDGLIFGTGTQDSQIKIWDLKEQSNVANFPGHSGPIAALSFSENGYYLATAAEDSCVKLWDLRKLKNFKTIQLDEGYEVKDLCFDQSGTYLAVAGTDVRVYLCKQWETLKTFNDHTALAMGVRFGNHAQSIASVSMDRTLKIYGIE, from the exons ATGGCCCTCTGTTGTTCTC TGTCGAACGAAGTTCCCGAACATCCTGTGGTCTCACCGGTGTCAGGATCTGTGTTTGAACGTCGGCTGATTGAAAAGTACATTGCTGATAACGGGGTAGATCCCATCAATGGGAAAGAAATAACTGTAGATCAActtattgaaatcaaaa cCCCCCCAATTGTTAAGCCTAAAGTGCCATCTGCAACAAGCATTCCCGCCGTGCTTAAGTCTTTACAAGATGAATGGGATGCTGTCATGTTAAATTCCTTTACTTTGAGGCAACAATTACAAACTGCTCGACAAGAATTGAG TCATGCTCTCTACCAACATGATGCTGCTTGTCGTGTTATTGCACGCCTCCACAAGGAAGTGTCTACAGCACGGGAAGCACTTGCAACTCTTAAGCCCCAGACTGGCTATGCTGCTGTATCTACACCATCTGTTGCTGCCTCA GCTGAAGCGGGTGGTGTGGCAGCACAACCGATCGAGGCAGCTGGATTAACTCCGGAAATCATATCACAATTACAAGATAAAGCCACTGTTCTTACTCAAGAACGAAAACGTAGAGGCAAAACCATGCCCGAAGGCTTAGCTACAGCAGAAGCTTTGAAGGGATATAAAACTTTGGCATCTCATCCG GCTTTGCACAGTGCAAGTATGCCCGGAATTTTGACCATGGACGTTCACGCCGCCGATACTTCTCATATTTTGACTGGAGGTAACGATCGATGCGCTACAGTTTTTAACAAGGACACTGAGCAGGTTGTTGCTGTTCTCAAGGGACATACAAAAAAAGTTACCAAGGTGCTTTATCATCCAGAAGAG GAAGTCGCGATAACAGCATCTCCTGATGCGACGATTCGTGTTTGGAATATAACCGGCTCCTCACAATCTGCCATCATCCGTGCTCATGATGGCCCTGTCACAGGCTTGTCGCTCCACGCAACCGGAGAATATGTTTTGTCGACGTCACTGGATCAACACTGGGCATTTTCAGACATTCGCGTTGGGCGGTTGTTGACAAAGGTTGCCGACACAGACGGAAATCCGCTTACGACAGCCCAGTTCCATCCAGATGGTCTCATTTTCGGCACTGGAACACAAGATTCACAGATCAAAATTTGGGATTTAAAAGAACAATCTAACGTGGCCAACTTTCCAG GTCATTCCGGTCCTATTGCGGCTTTGtcattttcagaaaatggttACTATTTGGCTACAGCGGCAGAAGACTCTTGCGTCAAATTGTGGGATTTACGGAAAttgaagaattttaaaacaattcagCTCGACGAAGGATACGAAGTTAAGGACTTGTGCTTCGATCAAAGCGGCACCTACCTTGCTGTGGCTGGTACCGACGTGCGTGTTTATCTCTGCAAGCAATGGGAAACTCTTAAGACTTTTAACGACCATACAGCATTGGCTATGGGAGTCCGTTTCGGCAACCATGCGCAGTCGATAGCGTCTGTGAGTATGGATCGTACGCTGAAAATTTATGGCATCGAGTGA
- the LOC124195714 gene encoding helicase domino-like, whose amino-acid sequence MPAVDLPTSFEDQKMESLRKRVKDHHIAVGLQTKEKFQEVLSELFFLQNGGNMMDFLGWKRKPPPSYFEYVKTQPLEVPSPIVEDAPLFITPITSESPGIKLPVSTITTVTSTPAKPLQPTATLSKSIVGASLPVFLRAPSTPQVGRPPTTVMTPEQIVEKAKQEAHVVQRIAELQREGLWSEKRLPKVAEPPRAKSHWDYLLEEMVWLAADFAQERKWKKNSARKCGRMVLKHFQDKAAAAAKAEKEEEQRLRKVASFVAKEIRTFWSNVEKLVEYKQQIRLEEKRKRVLDQHLNFIVNETEKYSSLLTEGLKPTTESANNMVEKLRESDDEFDPDDATSTDDEETIAQEETLDSGDAAKNKDREKEEIDALKRESEIPLEDLLDDLPPEYFENLGKPDADVDKADEEKLSDDEFEINSDDSEEDDEETIDQAEKEEVESRADELLELEAEKDMPIEKLLAKYSGSPNLDSLDNEEMEEEDKTEDLGDSEGLSSASDSEIEFEDDSKDNMEVDHNVKESLGIESLLDDSIGGQDVATSKLSDAAALAESFQPKGNTLESTKVIAKVPFLLKHSLREYQHIGLDWMAAMYERKLNGILADEMGLGKTIQTIGLLAWLACEKGIWGPHLVVVPTSVMLNWEMEFKKWCPSFKILTYYGSQKDRRQKRMGWTKPNAFHVCITSYKLVIQDHQAFRRKRWRYFILDEAQNIKNFKSQRWQLLLNFQSQRRLLLTGTPLQNNLMELWSLMHFLMPDIFGSHRDFREWFSNPVSGMIEGNAEYNESIIRRLHKVLRPFILRRLKSEVEKQMPQKYEHVVMCRLSKRQRYLYDDFMSKAKTKETLSTGNLLSVINVLMQLRKVCNHPNLFEPRPIVSPFQMESIVYYTASPVYGLLDYNPFEHINLHTLNLMLLDLEFTMTAYTAHRIRKFQVPAKLIEEIDRAPPLPPLCPRGKLRLHVTTNRQPQQGPGAGRGITVTRPSPAVGVVSRPGTNSILGNAGGLASPQQPRLGAPAPLLSSNAAAAATSGALTRPALQLHLAQQSGTMNAVSVPAASASPSEVPLKESVNEKLVVSGDGRLNLSSSVAQQLLNVAANQNDSSTNAGLRTNLRNLIAVSSSSSVVNVNSNAPSPPPVSSQPRTSHNGPEHPTGTKRSSKWNYDRSLFKNNPVDEKKRQERRERLTFLAKLNKIKCEASPIWGSDVIIAVTTTSPSRSSVGYGEDDKKSSEELPWSRRGESYLQCLRAIEPLVGRRKYESLWSETNAIRQLLHTPEQYIDELKDIIQRFVVYTPAVTAPPIVFHASHPPPSNLWGCQKRDYDLKSNLSPLTSILHPIQSAMMTQFPDPRLIQYDCGKLQTLDNLLRQLKVGKHRVLIFTQMTRMLDVLESFLNHHGHIYLRLDGTTRVDQRQVLMERFNADRRIFCFILSTRSGGVGVNLTGADTVIFYDSDWNPTMDAQAQDRCHRIGQTRDVHIYRLISERTVEENILKKANQKRLLGDIAIEGGNFTAATFKKQTIHDLFEVDANEADASKRMAEVLDRPKGEQIDSSASATSCGNHSPDGVGPVAPNKAALGILESALAAAEDETDVAAARIVRAEAAAEMAEFDESAPLASEDGENNIVDAEINKAEVELQQLEEQLTPVERYALKYMESSEECWSAEQLRAAEAQIEEQKRAWELKRLATLSGNDDERGRLNDSIGGVSLENDGGLLTYAHQDSVNQKWISMDGLEEMPIWCPPTPPQDDSDVYMDYTLGHLYETRIMDEASLPPVYVRKELKRPRKESVQAPPDDGRRPAKVRKEETVYAPRSLFDRPSPALAKLRRDLKLQKFRGIVRPPIPLPNLTLKTPALPIRPIEENENTPEWLVHEDWILLQAVQNLLELPLNLVILTPAHTPNWDLVADMVNSYSRSYRSPKQCRNRYIHVILPREEGKAAIDTSPKKIKKTKSLQPPIPTKTGNRQMRTSQLVTSDNNTTFTTVWHQKFETLKSIFHKKAPTNRSMLTGSGASANRSATNAKHAQVLLEAGIAYDTPLNPVQVAAVRAERIAQKQKAAVAMAEQVQVQQQQQRLANLASSASPAVSGTPGAPSSPATTVRVTSTASPSTLAANPMAGAATASTQMGSTVVMNTISSASSTNTQHTLLLQGSGGANIQGSAVQQQVVLQSATGIRTQRPLGTLTVQEVVAGASPVRTQQQAGTIVSGSPAAGQTVVTVGNLAAVQAAAHMLASAGIAVSGAGVLNTVTTTAAGVNKGASVTVVQTGGTTVVSPATGTTKTLTPTQIQYLRQQALVKQQQQRLQDQQLKKLQLVTVGGTGAAGGASSQLTATGVTTTGQKVPLVGTVSTSLAGTASALSSLNTVQIAGQPQAGARTQLLKGNATTAALLGKGGTVARAIVTDSEMAALLKRQQQIQQQQQQKAAAAAAANAGSSGLQSNLGQQQTVQIGTGANSTGITTAQFLAQAGLQVQTAPAAGGQPQVATLVKTVSTPGSIGGAPSVTIPVSAISVGLPQMQVKGLTAAGVKAGTATQQQLRQFTIQHQLLHQRKTQQQQPTKTSQLAQTVTLGTVKGVPGQQLATAVGTVQLVQPVGANTAAGGATAGGATAVSKPGAMSTTVTMQQLQQVIRQVTAGNAQVLVSSPSSGAGVGGTGMFTKNQQGQTVQARVIPVTQQGLKQTIQVVTTGQPGSAGGTTRVATLSASATGGTMAPSLASALAAGTWKVAGGTDAQQKALLSQVSAALQSGQPVSLAVRAGPNASGQTRILTTGTTFSTMTVTSVVAAPITATTPATTITTPSTTTATIVPQPTVVAAAATAVGATATTLVSDLETLPAADPNSS is encoded by the exons ATGCCTGCTGTTGATTTGCCTACCAGTTTTGAAGATCAGAAAATGGAGTCTCTTAGGAAAAGAGTCAAGGATCACCACATTGCTGTTGGGCTTCAGACCAAGGAAAAATTCCAAGAAGTCTTGtcagaattgttttttcttcaaaatggTGGCAACATGATGGATTTCTTGGGTTGGAAGAGAAAACCTCCACCCTCATATTTTGAATATGTAAAGACTCAGCCTCTCGAGGTTCCATCTCCAATTGTTGAAGATGCTCCTTTGTTTATTACACCAATCACATCCg AATCCCCGGGAATTAAACTTCCGGTTTCTACAATTACAACTGTGACAAGCACGCCAGCCAAGCCTCTCCAGCCAACTGCTACTCTATCTAAAAGTATTGTGGGTGCAAGTCTTCCTGTATTTCTTCGTGCACCAAGCACACCTCAAGTGGGAAGACCACCTACCACAGTGATGACTCCAGAACAAATTGTAGAAAAAGCTAAACAG gaGGCCCATGTTGTGCAAAGAATAGCAGAACTTCAACGAGAGGGACTATGGTCAGAAAAACGGCTACCGAAAGTAGCAGAGCCACCCCGAGCGAAATCACATTGGGATTACCTTTTAGAAGAAATGGTTTGGCTCGCGGCAGACTTTGCTCAGGAACgtaaatggaagaaaaattcggcaagaaag TGCGGTAGAATGGTTCTGAAACATTTCCAAGAtaaggctgctgctgccgcaaaagctgaaaaagaagaagaacagagACTGAGAAAGGTGGCTTCCTTTGTCGCAAAAGAAATCCGTACATTCTGGTCAAATGTCGAGAAG tTGGTCGAGTACAAGCAACAGATTCGATTAGAAGAAAAGCGAAAGCGAGTCTTGGATCAGCatcttaattttattgttaatGAAACCGAAAAGTACTCGTCTTTGTTGACCGAAGGTCTAAAGCCAACAACTGAG AGTGCCAACAACATGGTTGAAAAGCTGCGTGAATCTGACGATGAATTTGATCCTGATGACGCTACGTCGacagatgatgaagaaaccaTAGCACAAGAAGAAACGCTTGATTCTGGTGATGctgcaaaaaataaagacaggGAGAAGGAAGAGATCGATGCGCTTAAGCGAGAATCCGAAATTCCCCTTGAAGATCTGCTTGATGACCTTCCACCAGAGTACTTCGAAAATTTGGGTAAACCTGATGCCGATGTCGACAAAGCTGACGAG GAAAAACTCTCTGACGATGAGTTTGAAATAAACTCTGATGATagtgaagaagatgacgaagaaacGATTGATCAAGCTGAAAAAGAGGAAGTGGAGTCCAGAGCTGACGAGTTGTTAGAACTGGAGGCCGAAAAAGACATGCCAATTGAAAAGCTTCTTGCAAAGTACAGTGGAAGTCCTAATTTAGATTCTCTTGATAATGAAGAAATGGAGGAGGAAGACAAAACAGAAGACCTTGGTGACTCTGAAG GTTTGTCAAGTGCATCAGACTCCGAAATAGAGTTTGAAGATGATTCGAAGGACAACATGGAAGTTGATCATAACGTAAAAGAAAGCCTCGGGATTGAATCTCTCTTGGATGACTCAATTGGCGGCCAAGACGTTGCCACCTCTAAGTTATCTGATGCTGCCGCCCTTGCCGAGAGCTTTCAGCCTAAGGGAAATACATTAGAATCAACAAAG GTGATAGCCAAAGTGCCATTCTTGCTCAAACACTCCTTGAGAGAATACCAACATATTGGCCTCGATTGGATGGCTGCCATGTATGAAAGAAAACTTAACGGCATATTAGCCGATGAAATGGGTTTAGGCAAAACTATTCAAACGATAGGTCTTTTAGCTTGGCTGGCATGTGAaaaag GAATTTGGGGACCACATCTCGTAGTTGTACCAACTTCAGTTATGCTCAATTGGGAAATGGAGTTCAAAAAATGGTGTCCTTCGTTCAAAATCTTAACTTACTATGGAAGTCAAAAAGATCGACGGCAAAAACGAATGG gCTGGACAAAACCAAATGCTTTTCACGTCTGCATTACGTCGTACAAGTTAGTGATACAGGACCACCAAGCTTTCCGTCGGAAACGATGGAGGTACTTCATACTTGATGAAGCGCAGAATATTAAGAACTTCAAGTCACAGCGATGGCAACtgcttttgaattttcaatccCAACG TCGGCTGTTGCTTACTGGCACTCCTCTACAGAATAACCTGATGGAACTTTGGTCCCTTATGCATTTTCTCATGCCCGACATATTTGGGTCCCACCGAGATTTTCGGGAATGGTTTTCGAACCCTGTCTCTGGTATGATTGAAGGCAACGCAGAGTACAATGAATCAATCATTCGTAGATTACACAAg GTTCTAAGACCGTTCATTCTCCGCCGACTTAAAAGTGAGGTTGAGAAACAAATGCCGCAAAAGTATGAGCACGTTGTTATGTGTCGATTGTCAAAAAGGCAGCGATACTTGTACGACGATTTCATGTCCAAAGCCAA aacaaaagaaacgcTATCGACGGGTAATTTGCTAAGTGTCATCAATGTCCTAATGCAGTTACGCAAAGTATGCAATCATCCGAATCTTTTCGAACCTCGTCCTATTGTGTCTCCTTTTCAAATGGAATCTATTGTTTACTATACGGCATCACCTGTTTACGGACTACTTGATTACAACCCTTTTGAG CACATAAATCTCCACACATTGAATCTTATGCTTCTTGATTTGGAGTTCACAATGACAGCCTATACTGCTCATAGGATCAGAAAGTTTCAAGTTCCCGCTAAGCTGATTGAAGAGATCGATAGAGCTCCacccctcccccctctttGTCCTCGAGGAAAGTTGCGGTTGCACGTTACAACCAATAGGCAACCGCAGCAAGGTCCCGGGGCTGGAAGAGGTATCACAGTGACAAGGCCGTCGCCTGCAGTTGGGGTTGTTTCTAGGCCAGGAACCAACTCGATACTTGGGAATGCTGGAGGACTCGCATCACCACAGCAACCTCGTCTCGGGGCCCCTGCACCTTTGCTGTCGTCAAACGCTGCGGCAGCTGCCACAAGTGGGGCTCTCACGCGCCCAGCTTTACAACTTCATCTGGCACAGCAAAGTGGAACTATGAATGCAGTTTCCGTTCCTGCTGCTTCAGCATCTCCATCAGAAGTTCCTCTTAAAGAAAGCGTCAATGAGAAACTTGTTGTGTCTGGAGATGGAAGATTGAATTTGTCATCTTCTGTCGCCCAGCAGTTGCTGAATGTAGCAGCCAACCAAAACGACAGCTCCACGAATGCTG GACTCCGTACCAATCTTCGGAACCTAATTGCTGTTTCCAGTTCGTCAAGTGTAGTGAACGTTAATTCAAATGCTCCTTCTCCACCACCTGTCTCCTCTCAACCACGCACTTCTCACAATGGTCCTGAACATCCTACTGGAACTAAGAGAAGCAGCAAATGGAATTATGATCgctctctttttaaaaac AACCCCGTTGATGAAAAGAAACGCCAAGAAAGACGGGAACGTTTGACATTCCTTGCCAAACTGAATAAAATCAAGTGCGAAGCAAGCCCGATCTGGGGATCTGACGTGATAATTGCCGTAACAACTACATCACCTTCACGATCCTCAGTAGGTTACGGAGAAGACGACAAGAAATCTTCCGAAGAGTTACCGTGGTCAAGGCGAGGAGAATCTTATCTTCAGTGTTTGAGGGCGATTGAACCGCTCGTTGGTCGACGGAAGTACGAATCTCTGTGGTCTGAAACGAATGCGATAAGACAACTATTGCACACTCCAGAGCAGTATATCGATGAGTTGAAAGATATTATACAGAG attCGTGGTGTATACTCCAGCAGTGACGGCGCCTCCAATTGTGTTTCATGCATCCCATCCTCCTCCTTCAAATTTGTGGGGCTGTCAAAAAAGGGACTACGatctaaaatcaaatttgtccCCACTCACTTCAATTTTGCATCCAATTCAGTCTGCAATGATGACACAGTTTCCAGATCCTCGCCTCATTCAATATGATTGTg gaAAACTACAAACATTGGATAATCTTCTAAGGCAGTTAAAGGTGGGAAAGCATCGTGTTTTGATTTTCACACAAATGACACGAATGCTGGACGTTCTAGAGTCGTTCCTAAATCACCATGGACACATATACCTGAGGTTGGATGGTACTACCCGTGTCGATCAACGACAG GTATTGATGGAGAGATTCAACGCCGATCgaagaatattttgttttatcttatCCACTCGATCGGGTGGTGTTGGAGTCAACCTGACGGGAGCAGATACGGTCATATTTTATGATTCGGATTGGAATCCTACAATGGATGCTCAAGCTCAAGATCGTTGCCACCGGATTGGACAAACAAGAGACGTGCACATTTACAG ATTGATCAGTGAGCGCACAGTcgaggaaaacattttgaagaaGGCAAATCAAAAACGACTTCTCGGTGATATAGCTATTGAGGGTGGTAATTTCACAGCAGCAACGttcaaaaag CAAACTATTCATGACCTATTTGAAGTTGACGCTAATGAAGCAGATGCTTCGAAAAGAATGGCGGAAGTACTTGATCGCCCGAAAGGCGAACAAATAGATTCGTCAGCATCTGCCACAAGCTGTGGAAACCATTCTCCTGACGGTGTTGGTCCCGTGGCTCCTAACAAAGCTGCCCTTGGCATCCTAGAATCGGCTTTAGCTGCAGCGGAAGACGAAACGGACGTTGCTGCCGCGCGGATCGTTCGAGCAGAGGCCGCTGCCGAAATGGCTGAATTCGACGAGTCGGCTCCGTTAGCATCTGAGGATGGCGAAAACAATATAGTTGATGCTGAAATTAACAAGGCTGAAGTTGAACTTCAGCAACTTGAAGAACAG TTGACACCCGTAGAACGCTACGCCTTGAAGTATATGGAGAGCAGCGAGGAATGTTGGAGTGCTGAACAACTGCGTGCCGCCGAAGCTCAGATTGAAGAACAAAAGAGAGCCTGGGAACTCAAACGATTGGCGACGTTATCTGGGAATGACGATGAACGAGGGAGACTGAACGACTCGATCGGCGGTGTGTCATTGGAGAACGACGGCGGATTACTCACTTACGCTCATCAGGACTCTGTCAATCAG AAGTGGATTTCCATGGACGGCCTAGAAGAAATGCCA ATTTGGTGCCCTCCAACGCCTCCCCAAGACGACAGCGATGTGTACATGGACTACACACTGGGACACCTGTACGAAACTCGCATCATGGACGAGGCGTCTCTTCCTCCTGTTTACGTACGAAAGGAACTGAAACGGCCGCGTAAAGAATCCGTTCAAGCCCCACCTGATGATG GTCGGCGACCAGCCAAGGTTCGTAAAGAGGAAACCGTGTACGCTCCTCGTTCACTGTTCGATCGACCGTCGCCTGCTTTGGCCAAGCTGCGACGAGATCTTAAGCTACAAAAATTCCGAGGCATCGTCAGGCCTCCTATTCCACTTCCCAACTTGACTCTTAAAACGCCAGCATTACCAATTCGTCCGATCGAGGAAAATGAGAATACTCCGGAATGGCTCGTTCATGAGGATTGGATTCTGTTGCAGGCTGTCCAGAACTTGCTAGAATTACCATTGAATCTAGTGATTCTGACGCCGGCTCACACCCCTAATTGGGACCTAGTGGCTGATATGGTAAACTCGTATTCACGTTCATACCGCTCACCCAAGCAATGCCGGAACAG GTATATCCACGTGATTCTGCCCAGAGAAGAGGGCAAGGCAGCCATTGACACGAGCCCtaagaaaattaagaaaacgaAATCTTTG cAACCTCCCATTCCTACTAAAACTGGAAATAGGCAAATGCGAACGTCCCAGCTGGTTACCAGCGACAATAATACCACATTTACCACCGTTTGGCATCAGAAATTTGAAACGCTGAAGAGTATTTTCCACAAGAAAGCTCCTACTAatag ATCAATGTTGACTGGTAGCGGTGCATCGGCAAACCGAAGCGCGACCAATGCAAAGCACGCGCAAGTTCTCCTAGAAGCTGGCATCGCTTACGACACACCTTTAAATCCTGTTCAAGTTGCCGCTGTCCGTGCTGAGAGAATCGCTCAGAAGCAGAAAGCAGCCGTTGCAATGGCTGAACAAGTTCAggtgcaacaacagcagcagagattGGCCAACTTAGCGTCCTCAGCATCTCCCGCTGTAAGCGGAACTCCTGGGGCGCCCAGCAGTCCCGCAACTACTGTCCGTGTTACGTCCACTGCCTCTCCGTCGACGTTGGCAGCCAATCCTATGGCTGGTGCTGCCACTGCTTCGACTCAGATGGGCTCTACTGTAGTCATGAACACAATTTCTTCTGCTTCATCGaccaacacacaacacacacttCTGTTGCAAGGGTCGGGTGGCGCCAACATTCAGGGATCAGCg GTTCAACAACAAGTTGTACTTCAAAGTGCGACCGGTATACGTACTCAACGTCCATTAGGTACTTTAACCGTACAAGAAGTTGTTGCTGGAGCCAGTCCAGTGCGTACCCAACAGCAAGCAGGCACAATTGTTTCTGGAAGCCCGGCTGCTGGACAAACTGTGGTCACTGTTGGAAACTTGGCAGCTGTACAAGCGGCGGCTCACATGCTAGCATCCGCCGGTATAGCTGTTTCGGGGGCAGGAGTATTGAACACCGTCACTACTACTGCGGCAGGTGTCAACAAAGGAGCTTCAGTGACAGTCGTTCAGACCGGTGGGACTACTGTGGTCTCGCCGGCAACAGGAACAACCAAGACTCTCACACCGACGCAAATACAGTATTTACGGCAACAGGCATTGGttaaacagcaacaacagcgacTTCAGGATCAGCAGTTAAAGAAGCTTCAGTTGGTTACGGTCGGTGGTACAGGGGCTGCAGGAGGTGCCTCTTCACAGCTCACTGCGACCGGAGTGACAACAACGGGACAGAAAGTCCCATTGGTCGGGACCGTTTCAACTAGTTTGGCTGGAACAGCTTCCGCTTTAAGCTCTCTGAACACCGTACAGATTGCCG GCCAACCACAAGCTGGAGCGAGAACACAACTGCTTAAAGGCAATGCGACTACTGCTGCTTTGCTAGGAAAGGGAGGAACCGTCGCTAGAGCCATCGTGACTGACTCCGAAATGGCTGCTTTGCTCAAACGGCAACAACAGattcagcagcaacaacagcaaaaagcGGCAGCTGCAGCTGCCGCCAATGCCGGGTCGTCGGGTCTTCAATCTAATCtaggacaacaacaaacggTGCAGATTGGAACGGGTGCAAATTCAACCGGAATTACAACCGCTCAGTTCCTCGCACAAGCAGGTCTCCAG gtTCAAACAGCTCCAGCAGCTGGCGGTCAGCCTCAAGTCGCAACATTGGTTAAAACAGTATCAACACCGGGCAGCATAGGCGGTGCGCCTAGTGTCACTATTCCCGTGTCTGCCATTAGTGTTGGGCTACCTCAG ATGCAGGTAAAGGGTTTGACAGCAGCCGGTGTGAAAGCAGGCACTGCAACTCAACAACAGCTAAGACAATTCACCATACAACATCAACTCCTCCACCAACGTAAAACTCAGCAACAGCAACCAACAAAGACGTCCCAACTTGCACAG ACCGTCACGTTAGGAACTGTAAAAGGCGTGCCTGGTCAGCAATTGGCGACAGCAGTGGGAACAGTCCAATTGGTGCAGCCTGTTGGTGCCAATACCGCTGCGGGAGGAGCCACAGCCGGAGGTGCGACTGCAGTTTCCAAGCCAGGAGCCATGAGCACTACAGTTACTATGCAGCAATTGCAACAAGTCATCCGACAAGTAACAGCGGGTAACGCTCAAGTGTTGGTGTCTTCACCGAGCTCGGGTGCAGGCGTTGGCGGAACTGGCATGTTTACGAAGAACCAACAAGGTCAAACTGTTCAAGCCAGAGTCATTCCCGTCACACAGCAAGGCTTGAAACAGACCATTCAG GTTGTGACAACTGGTCAGCCTGGGTCGGCTGGTGGAACAACGCGGGTTGCAACTTTGAGTGCCTCCGCTACAGGTGGCACCATGGCTCCTAGTCTAGCGTCAGCTCTGGCCGCTGGAACATGGAAAGTAGCCGGGGGAACTGACGCTCAACAAAAAGCACTGCTCTCTCAGGTGTCTGCCGCATTACAGAGTGGCCAGCCTGTGTCGTTAGCAGTTCGTGCCGGACCTAACGCTAGTGGGCAAACCAGAATACTAACTACTGGGACGACATTTAGCACTATGACCGTTACTTCTGTTGTCGCTGCCCCTATAACAGCTACAACGCCGGCTACCACTATCACTACTCCTAGTACGACAACAGCTACCATAGTTCCACAGCCAACAGTTGTGGCTGCTGCGGCGACTGCAGTGGGAGCAACAGCAACTACTTTGGTGTCTGATTTGGAAACTCTGCCGGCTGCCGATCCCAACAGTTcttga
- the LOC124195729 gene encoding 28S ribosomal protein S35, mitochondrial-like has protein sequence MPTDQDLPLVWPVARSFHPGSVPLPLHQEWLVLVATPPGKFANAELMKIPNFLHLTPPASQASKKFCSEWLKELDTNEKIENHLPITITTSDYLHSSPSLRDARSRIVTFQVKSSSLKSYNHAKDKLLRLVKERYTIVSEQCPLRMQNFNYAMYLLNVFVSESWKTEPWEDEKCEADMEKYVWEGSQSQPPVEQLLQRMPDKEKAQDMPDVIEQYAAYAGLSCMFA, from the exons ATGCCAACTGATCAAGACTTGCCCTTGGTTTGGCCAGTTGCCAGATCTTTCCATCCAGGTAGTGTCCCGCTGCCCTTGCATCAGGAATGGCTTGTTCTGGTGGCAACACCACCCGGTAAATTTGCCAATGCAGAGTTGATGAAGATCcccaactttcttcacttgacaCCACCCGCTAGCCAAGCATCGAAAA AGTTCTGCTCAGAGTGGCTGAAAGAGTTGGATACCaacgaaaagattgaaaatcatttacccATCACAATCACAACTAGTGATTACCTCCATTCTTCCCCCTCATTGAGAGATGCCCGATCCAGAATAGTAACATTCCag GTGAAATCGAGCTCTTTGAAATCGTACAATCACGCCAAGGATAAACTGCTTCGACTAGTGAAAGAGCGTTACACGATCGTCTCTGAGCAGTGTCCTTTGAGAATGCAGAACTTCAATTACGCCATGTATCTGCTGAATGTTTTCGTCAGCGAGTCTTGG AAAACTGAGCCGTGGGAGGATGAGAAATGCGAAGCAGACATGGAAAAATATGTGTGGGAAGGGAGCCAGTCGCAACCACCAGTGGAGCAGCTGCTCCAACGAATGCCGGACAAAGAGAAAGCCCAAGACATGCCGGATGTCATCGAACAGTacgcagcctatgctg gtttatcgtgtatgttcgcgtag